A part of Marinomonas rhizomae genomic DNA contains:
- a CDS encoding FKBP-type peptidyl-prolyl cis-trans isomerase: MNVITATSRVTLHFELSLEDGQIVDSNFSQAPASFVFGDGSLLPDFETALLGMSAGQEASFVMSPEKAFGAHNESNIQRMPRSQFSMDLEEGMVVSFADMSKNELPGVIAEIGDKEVVVDFNHPLAGRSLTFRAQIVAVEEVA, encoded by the coding sequence ATGAATGTAATTACGGCAACAAGCCGAGTCACTCTACATTTTGAGTTGTCACTTGAAGACGGTCAAATTGTTGATTCTAATTTTTCTCAGGCTCCAGCAAGCTTTGTATTTGGTGATGGTAGTTTATTGCCAGATTTTGAAACGGCTTTGTTGGGGATGTCTGCAGGGCAAGAAGCTTCTTTTGTTATGTCACCTGAAAAAGCGTTTGGTGCACACAATGAAAGTAACATCCAGCGTATGCCTCGTTCTCAGTTTTCTATGGATCTAGAAGAGGGGATGGTAGTGTCTTTTGCTGATATGAGTAAAAACGAATTGCCCGGCGTGATTGCTGAAATTGGCGATAAAGAAGTAGTGGTAGACTTTAATCACCCTTTGGCTGGACGCTCTCTGACATTTAGAGCTCAGATTGTTGCAGTAGAGGAGGTTGCATGA
- a CDS encoding ecdysteroid 22-kinase family protein, producing MTPEIFIKRALHATQVTRENLVQSLWSGYGEVVRFSVQGSEIANSVVLKSIQFGEMKAHPRGWQSSFAHKRKVHSYQVETNWYQGWAECCQDSERVARCLASWQQEGQVYILLEDLDEAGYPRRCSTLELEEVSVVLHWLANFHARFLQSDRQYDWPEGLWQRGTYWHLQTRPDEWKAMMDSSLKQSAEKLDDAINTACYQTLVHGDAKLANFCFSEDLSAVAAVDFQYIGRGIGVQDVAYFLGSCLSEDELSLHLDFLLDIYFSELSRCLISTGESPDFAEAVAQEWHDLFPIAWADFHRFIMGWSPTHPKNTPFSQQLTDQALRQL from the coding sequence ATGACCCCAGAAATTTTTATTAAACGCGCTTTGCATGCCACTCAAGTTACTCGAGAGAATTTAGTTCAGAGTTTATGGAGTGGTTATGGCGAGGTAGTTCGCTTTTCTGTTCAAGGCTCTGAAATTGCCAATAGTGTTGTGCTTAAATCTATTCAGTTTGGTGAAATGAAGGCGCATCCACGAGGTTGGCAGTCGAGCTTTGCTCACAAACGTAAAGTTCATTCCTATCAGGTGGAAACAAACTGGTATCAAGGTTGGGCCGAGTGCTGTCAAGACAGTGAGAGAGTGGCGAGGTGTCTTGCGTCATGGCAACAAGAAGGTCAGGTGTATATCTTGTTAGAAGATTTAGATGAGGCTGGTTATCCTCGACGTTGTTCCACTTTAGAATTAGAAGAAGTGAGTGTTGTGCTTCATTGGTTAGCAAATTTCCATGCCCGTTTTTTACAGTCTGATAGACAGTATGACTGGCCAGAAGGGTTGTGGCAGCGAGGTACTTATTGGCATTTACAGACACGTCCAGATGAATGGAAAGCTATGATGGATTCATCATTAAAGCAGTCCGCTGAAAAACTAGATGATGCAATCAATACAGCGTGTTACCAAACGCTTGTGCATGGTGATGCTAAGTTAGCTAATTTTTGTTTTTCTGAAGATTTGAGTGCGGTCGCAGCGGTCGATTTTCAATATATTGGTCGTGGTATTGGTGTCCAAGATGTCGCGTATTTTTTGGGTAGTTGTTTAAGCGAAGATGAACTAAGTTTGCATTTAGATTTTCTTTTGGATATCTACTTTTCTGAATTGTCTCGTTGTCTGATTTCGACGGGGGAATCACCTGATTTCGCTGAAGCTGTGGCTCAAGAGTGGCATGATTTATTCCCTATCGCTTGGGCTGATTTCCATCGTTTTATTATGGGCTGGTCTCCAACGCATCCCAAGAACACACCTTTTAGCCAGCAACTAACGGATCAAGCACTAAGACAGTTATGA
- the lspA gene encoding signal peptidase II, which translates to MTALIVWQRVQRWWALALILFVLDWVTKQAIESNLFYGQEIVVFPFFDLTLRYNTGAAFSFLAQAGGWQRWFFSLIALAVVVGISWRLVKISETNRLESLALTFVLGGAIGNLYDRLVYGHVVDFLQFHWQQSWYFPAFNLADSAITIGVILMLLEGFVTKKQEGTKE; encoded by the coding sequence ATGACAGCTTTAATTGTATGGCAACGAGTTCAGCGCTGGTGGGCGCTGGCTCTCATTCTTTTTGTTTTGGATTGGGTAACGAAGCAAGCGATTGAGTCCAACTTGTTTTATGGGCAAGAGATTGTTGTCTTCCCATTCTTTGATCTGACTTTGAGATATAACACGGGTGCGGCTTTTAGCTTTCTCGCACAAGCGGGTGGCTGGCAGCGCTGGTTTTTCTCTTTGATCGCATTGGCTGTGGTTGTTGGTATAAGTTGGCGTTTGGTTAAAATATCAGAGACAAATCGATTGGAATCATTAGCTCTGACCTTTGTGTTGGGTGGTGCTATCGGTAACCTCTATGACCGATTGGTTTATGGTCATGTTGTAGATTTTTTGCAGTTTCATTGGCAGCAGTCCTGGTATTTTCCTGCATTCAATCTAGCGGATTCTGCTATTACCATCGGTGTTATTTTAATGTTGCTTGAAGGCTTCGTGACCAAAAAGCAGGAAGGTACAAAAGAATGA
- the ispH gene encoding 4-hydroxy-3-methylbut-2-enyl diphosphate reductase, with amino-acid sequence MSFAIQLANPRGFCAGVDRAIDIVNRCLDLFEAPIYVRHEVVHNKFVVESLKSRGAVFVDELDQVPDDNIVIFSAHGVSKAVRDEATNRGLKVFDATCPLVTKVHLEVLRYSRDGMECILIGHDGHPEVEGTMGQYDDRQGGAIYLVESPADVEKLEVKNPERLAFVTQTTLSMDDTSVVIDALRKHFPMIRGPKKDDICYATQNRQDAVKTLAQESELVLVVGSVNSSNSNRLRELAERMGAKAYLIDNASEIQCDWLKGIRSIGVTAGASAPEVLVNEVIDRLVTEGGSAPQEIKGREENVSFSMPKELRIVEV; translated from the coding sequence ATGAGTTTTGCTATTCAACTAGCGAACCCTCGTGGTTTTTGTGCTGGGGTTGATAGGGCGATAGATATAGTGAATCGTTGCTTGGACCTTTTTGAAGCACCGATCTATGTTCGTCATGAAGTAGTACATAATAAATTTGTCGTTGAGTCTTTAAAGTCTCGCGGTGCTGTTTTTGTTGATGAACTGGACCAAGTGCCTGATGACAACATTGTTATCTTTAGTGCTCATGGTGTTTCTAAAGCGGTGCGTGATGAAGCAACGAATAGAGGCTTAAAGGTCTTTGATGCGACTTGTCCGCTTGTGACTAAAGTGCACTTAGAAGTATTGCGTTATTCTCGCGATGGCATGGAATGTATTTTAATTGGTCATGATGGTCATCCCGAAGTGGAAGGCACCATGGGGCAGTACGATGATCGTCAGGGTGGTGCTATCTATTTAGTAGAGAGTCCTGCCGATGTGGAAAAGCTGGAAGTAAAGAATCCTGAGCGCCTTGCCTTTGTTACTCAAACAACATTGTCTATGGATGATACTTCTGTTGTTATCGATGCGCTTCGTAAGCATTTTCCGATGATTCGTGGTCCTAAGAAAGATGATATTTGCTATGCCACGCAAAATCGTCAAGATGCGGTGAAGACGTTAGCGCAAGAATCTGAATTGGTCCTTGTTGTTGGTTCTGTGAATAGCTCTAACTCAAACCGTCTTCGTGAGCTAGCAGAGAGAATGGGGGCAAAGGCCTATTTAATCGATAATGCTAGTGAGATTCAGTGTGACTGGTTGAAGGGTATTCGTAGTATTGGCGTGACTGCTGGTGCTTCAGCACCTGAAGTGTTGGTTAATGAGGTAATTGATCGTCTTGTTACAGAAGGCGGTAGTGCTCCTCAAGAGATAAAAGGTAGAGAAGAGAACGTGTCTTTCTCTATGCCAAAAGAACTTCGTATTGTTGAGGTGTAA
- a CDS encoding 2Fe-2S iron-sulfur cluster-binding protein: MQQKIQPQKKNILLTFLDPEQFIHIDQDETVLAALVSAGIPIKQACTNGVCGVCLTPLLSGEIDYADRQPHGLNDKEKRNGYFLPCIATCKTDISIDRPKVRLR, encoded by the coding sequence GTGCAGCAGAAAATCCAACCTCAGAAGAAAAACATCCTGCTCACTTTTTTAGATCCTGAGCAATTCATCCACATAGATCAAGATGAAACCGTCTTGGCCGCGTTAGTATCCGCAGGTATTCCGATCAAACAAGCTTGCACCAATGGCGTTTGCGGTGTTTGTCTGACGCCCTTGCTATCCGGCGAGATTGATTACGCGGATCGGCAACCGCATGGCTTAAACGACAAAGAGAAACGCAATGGCTACTTTCTACCTTGCATCGCCACTTGTAAAACCGATATCTCCATAGACAGGCCTAAAGTGAGACTGCGCTAA
- the hrpB gene encoding ATP-dependent helicase HrpB codes for MSSELPIYQLIPQLKHQLLHHHEAILEAAPGAGKTTVVPIALMEEAWLKGRKIIILEPRRLAAKAAAKRLADTLQEPLGKRVGYRIRHEGKESAQTQVLVVTEGVLTRMLHDDPSLDDIALVIFDEFHERNLHSDLAFALCLQARELYRDEDPLKLLVMSATLDTTALESRLACPTLTSQGRSFPIIMRYSNKALKTFQVTDEVIRLTCQAFNEETGSLLVFLPGQKEIRQAASQLQQRLGHEPHLSILPLYGELSLKEQEAVIEPTTAPIRKIVLATAIAQTSLTIDGIRVVIDSGLSREARFDASTATTRLHTRRATQAETTQRMGRAGRTEEGICYRWWSEGQQHQLAPQAQPQIEISDLSSLVMDLAKWGVQERLELDWITPPPSSHWQQSIDLLTNLQALEQNQTSQPSLELSQLGEQMSNLGIEPRLARLLLDGKQNGDSDLASAICTILSEGDPFANHHSDLSDRLHWLAGHNQAQSKRPRQNYLKAQQQWRKRSQQISIQQTSANNQQEVAFLLIRAFADRIAQRVGQDHDKTRYKLANGRMASLSSLDPCAQSEWLIALDIGGHHGQEEDRIFLAYPIKLSTLIDDFADLLIIKNHLAWSKKDARLLSESQRWIGKLCIDKQTLSKPSEADISQAVCQHIRQEGLTVLPWNDSSEQLRARLQFAFIHDKQNLWSDCSDDALLNDLEEWLGPYLGKVTNQQAMNKLPLNDILLSRLDWNQQQFLNQKVPTRITVPSGSTHAIDYCEQQPTLRVKLQEMFGYTKSPTVLNQVVRIELLSPGQRPLAVTQDLAFFWREAYPEVRKEMRGRYPKHPWPEDPMSAEATAKTNRALRSS; via the coding sequence ATGTCCAGCGAACTGCCAATTTACCAACTGATTCCTCAGCTAAAACATCAACTATTGCATCACCATGAAGCGATATTAGAAGCCGCTCCCGGTGCTGGTAAAACTACGGTGGTGCCAATTGCCTTAATGGAAGAAGCTTGGCTTAAGGGCCGCAAGATTATCATATTGGAACCAAGACGTTTAGCTGCCAAAGCCGCTGCAAAGCGTCTTGCTGATACCTTGCAAGAGCCGCTTGGAAAACGCGTTGGCTATCGTATTCGTCACGAAGGAAAAGAAAGCGCTCAGACACAAGTTTTGGTGGTCACCGAAGGCGTACTAACTCGCATGTTACACGATGATCCCAGTTTAGATGACATTGCCTTAGTCATCTTCGACGAATTCCACGAGCGTAATTTGCACTCGGACTTAGCCTTTGCCTTATGTTTACAAGCAAGAGAACTGTATCGCGACGAAGACCCGCTTAAGCTCTTGGTGATGTCCGCCACACTCGATACAACAGCACTCGAATCACGGCTCGCTTGTCCGACTCTCACCAGCCAAGGTCGAAGCTTTCCTATCATCATGCGTTATAGCAATAAAGCCCTCAAGACCTTTCAAGTCACCGATGAAGTGATTCGACTCACTTGCCAAGCCTTTAATGAAGAAACTGGCAGCCTACTCGTTTTCCTACCAGGTCAAAAAGAAATTCGCCAAGCGGCAAGCCAATTACAACAACGTTTAGGTCATGAGCCACATCTAAGCATCTTGCCTTTGTATGGCGAACTAAGCCTAAAAGAACAAGAGGCGGTGATTGAGCCAACAACTGCTCCCATTCGAAAAATTGTACTCGCCACAGCCATTGCCCAAACCAGTTTAACCATTGATGGTATCCGAGTGGTGATTGACAGCGGCCTAAGCCGAGAAGCACGCTTTGATGCCAGCACCGCGACAACGCGCCTACATACTCGCCGTGCAACTCAGGCAGAAACGACTCAGCGAATGGGCCGAGCAGGACGTACCGAAGAAGGTATTTGTTATCGTTGGTGGAGCGAAGGTCAACAACATCAACTCGCCCCACAAGCTCAGCCACAAATAGAGATCAGCGACCTCAGCAGTTTAGTGATGGATTTGGCGAAATGGGGCGTACAAGAACGCCTTGAATTGGATTGGATTACACCGCCGCCAAGCAGCCATTGGCAACAATCGATCGACTTGCTAACCAATCTGCAAGCTCTTGAACAAAATCAAACATCACAGCCGTCTTTAGAGTTAAGCCAACTCGGTGAGCAAATGAGCAATCTCGGCATCGAACCCAGACTCGCTCGATTGCTTTTAGATGGAAAACAAAATGGTGACAGCGATTTGGCCAGCGCCATCTGCACCATACTGTCAGAAGGCGATCCCTTTGCTAATCATCATAGCGACTTATCTGATCGTCTTCATTGGTTAGCTGGTCACAATCAGGCACAGAGTAAGCGACCAAGACAGAACTACTTAAAAGCTCAGCAACAATGGCGAAAACGTAGTCAGCAAATCAGCATTCAACAAACTTCGGCGAATAATCAACAGGAAGTCGCCTTTTTATTGATTCGAGCCTTTGCCGACCGCATTGCTCAACGCGTTGGACAAGATCATGACAAGACCCGCTATAAATTGGCCAATGGACGCATGGCGAGTCTATCGTCACTCGACCCTTGTGCGCAAAGCGAGTGGCTTATTGCGCTGGATATCGGCGGCCATCATGGCCAAGAAGAAGATCGTATTTTCCTCGCCTACCCGATCAAGCTTTCCACGTTGATAGATGATTTTGCCGATTTATTAATCATCAAAAACCATCTTGCTTGGTCAAAAAAAGACGCTCGCCTGTTAAGTGAATCACAACGTTGGATTGGCAAACTGTGCATTGATAAACAAACACTGAGCAAGCCATCAGAAGCAGACATCAGCCAAGCAGTTTGCCAGCATATTCGCCAAGAAGGACTGACTGTTTTGCCTTGGAACGATTCCAGCGAACAACTACGAGCGCGTCTGCAATTTGCCTTTATACACGATAAACAAAACCTCTGGTCGGATTGTTCTGATGACGCACTATTAAATGACCTAGAAGAATGGCTCGGGCCATACCTTGGTAAAGTGACCAATCAACAAGCCATGAATAAGCTTCCGTTAAACGATATATTGTTATCTCGGTTAGATTGGAACCAACAGCAATTTCTTAATCAAAAAGTCCCCACGAGAATCACGGTGCCATCAGGCTCAACTCATGCTATTGATTACTGCGAACAACAGCCAACTCTAAGGGTCAAACTGCAAGAAATGTTTGGCTATACAAAGAGTCCAACCGTACTGAATCAAGTCGTACGTATTGAATTGCTTTCACCAGGGCAGCGACCACTTGCTGTAACTCAAGATTTAGCTTTCTTTTGGCGTGAGGCTTACCCTGAAGTTCGCAAAGAAATGCGCGGAAGGTATCCAAAACACCCTTGGCCAGAAGACCCTATGAGTGCAGAAGCCACCGCGAAAACCAATCGAGCGCTAAGATCGTCATAA